The nucleotide window TGCCGACCCAGCACTTCTTCGGCGGAGTAACCCTTGATCTGCTGGGCACCCAGGTTCCAGCTGGCGATGTGGCCGCCGGGGTCCAGCATGTAGATGGCGTAGTCGACAACGGACTGGACCAGCAGCCGAAACCGGTCCGCATCGGACCCAAGCACCGGTGAAGCCGCAAGCAAGCCTGAGGACATGGAGTTCGCCGCTGGATTTTTAATGGATGGACGTACGCGACGTTGCGCCGGTCAGGCGTGGTGCCGTGAACACGCTTGCGACACCGCTTCGATCAGGTCTTTGCGGGTGTAGGGCTTGGCGAGGAATCGCATGTCCGCATCGAGCCGGGTATGCGCCCAGCCCAGGTCACCGGAAACCACGATCATGGAGGCCTGGCTGCCCTGTGCTTTCAGGTCACGCGCCAGTTCGATGCCATTCACGCCTTCGCGCAGGTTCACGTCAGTAAACACGACGTCGATCTCCGGATGTTGCCGGGCGAACGCCAGGGCTTCACTTGCCTGCGATGCCTGCAGTACCTCGTAGCCCTCGTCTTCAAGCAGCATGCTGGTGACAGCCATGATGTCGGCGTCGTCTTCCACGACCATGATCAGGTTCACTACGGTTCCCTCGGTTGACGTGCGCGGATTTCAAAGCAACTGAAGTATTCCCAACGTGAGGGAATCCGCAAGTCCGCACGGTCATGTGAACGGTTTCCGAAATATCGTGCATTTATTGATCACGGATTATCCATGGCCGTGTAGTTCTTACGCTGCCCTGCACATTTTTCCCTCGCCAGCACACTCAAGCGTGTCGCCAATGGCTTCGTAGCGCCATTTCGGGCGCTGGCACGGCTATTGCCTCGTTATGGATGAGCCACTTCGGTGGTTCACCCCACTCATCCCCATGGAGAACGAGACGATGGCAGTAAACGACAACACTGGCGTAACTCCGGCACCTCGTGGTTTCGCACGCATGGACAGCCAGCGACAGAAGGAGGTGTCCTCATTGGGTGGCCGTACGGCCCATGCACGCGGCAATGCCCACGAATTCACGGCCGAGGAGGCACGCCTCGCCGGCCACAAGGGCGGACAGGTAGTGAGCGCGAACCGGGAACACATGGCGGCGATCGGCCGGATTGGCGGCCGCCGTGAGCGCAAGCCCAACAAGGCGGTCGAATCGCTCGACTGATCTGAATCAGGGATGTCACGTCTGCCGCAGGGACGCGGCAACACCCCGGCAAAAAGCGAGCGCCTGAGGGCGCTCGCTGGGTGGGGGAACCGGATCGGTTACCGGAGCCGGCGGCGGCTCTGGGTCGCCAAGCGGTGGCCGGTGCGGTTGAGGAACGGGAGGCTCTTCCGGACGGGGATCGGGGGGTTCGGAAGGTGCCGGCGGCTTGACCGGGTCCGGCACAGGGGCCGGCACCTCACCGGGCGCACCCGCCGCCACTATCGAATCAATGGGGCGCGGATACACGTTCAGCTACCTTCATCTTCAGTGAACGGGCGTCGGTCTTTTCAAGATCGGCGAGCGCGACAATGCCGCAGAGCAATTGCTCGCCATCAGTGATGGGCACGCGACGAATGCGCTGGCTCGCCATGAGGTGGGCAACGTCTTCAAGCGATGCGTCTTCTCCCAGGCACAGGGCCGGCGCCGTCATGTATTTGCCCACGGGGCCAAGCGTGGCGCTCTCGCCCTGGGCAACGCAGCGCAGGACGATGTCGCGATCAGTAATCACGCCCACGACATGATGCGCCGCATCAATCACCGGAATCTCGCCCACGTCCTCTTCCGCCATCAGGCGCGCCGCGTGTTCGAGCGTATCGTCGGCGCCACAGCAACGTGGATGCGCCGTCATGATGTCCCTTGCGTGCATGCTTGCTCCTCCCGGGGCCGCGACGTTGCGCGGCCCCTGCCGTCAATGGTCAGTGTTGGTGCTTGTTGCCCTGGTCCTGGCGCTGCGGATTCTGCGGCTGATGGCTGGCCTCGCGCTTCGGGCTCTGCTGATCCTGGTGCTTGCCTTCCTTCCCGGTGGCTTCGCGGGCATGCTGTTTCTGATCTTCCGGTATGCCGTGGCCAGGTTTGTTCTGCTGAGTCATGGGGAATGTCTCCAGAGGCTCGGCGCCCAATGGGGGAAAGGTGCATCTGCACGGCGTCGCGCCGAATGGCGCCGCACGCAAACAGCATCGCGGTGATCGCTTCAACGAAACGCGTGGCACGCATCAACGACCTCATACACAGGATCGTTTGCGTTTAGCCGGCGGTTATCTGCGTCTCGCGAAAACGCGACATATCGCGCGCTTCACGAGGCGTGGCGCATGCTTCTGACTCGTCAACTGCGTGGGGACGGCGATGAAAGTCAGACACGTCTACAGCGCCCCCGACATGGGCCTCGTCAAGCGCGCGATGGGCGCGGCACGCAAGGAAGGCATCGAAAGCCGCTGCATTTCGCTGATCGCCAGGCACGACATCGAGCTGGAGTCGATTCCTGACCAGCGGCGAGTGGTGACGAATGATTTTTATCCGGCTGCCGCGCGAGGCGTTGTCGGCGGCGGCGCCTCAGGTTTGCTGGTGGGCCTGGTCGCCATCGTCATTCCGCCCCTGGGCCTGACGCTCGCCGGCGTCGGGGCGATGACGCTCATCGGTGCCACGATGGGGGCGTGGGCCAGCGCGCTGGCCGGCGCGTCCCTGCCCGACCCCGTGCGGCGCAAATTCGAGCACGAGATTGAACAGGGCAGCATTCTGGTTGTCCTCGACGGCAAACGCGAAGTCATGCCACACGTGGATCTGGTCATGCATGACCTGGGACTGGTGCGCCTGCCTTTCGAGCAACCGACCATGCTCACTTGAGCAACGATTCAGTCCTTGGGTGCCTTGGCGGGAATGAAGGGCGACACTGGATCGCTCGCGGGAAACGTCTCTTCGAGCGAATGATCCTGGTTCTCGCTCTCGGCGCGCTTGCGTGCCGCACGCTCAGCTTCACTTTCCTTCTTTCTGTCTTCGCGGTCGGACGGATGATCGAGGTCTTTGCGATCGTGCTTAGCCATGTGAAGGCTCCTTACGCTTTTGACCGACCTTGCGCCCCGGCAGATGAACCGCAAGTGCAGTCCCCGCTTCATCCGCCCTGAGATTTCAGCGCGTGAATTCAGCATGTTGCTGGCGTTCATTCTTGCGCCTCGCTGTAGACAAGTCGTGCACTTTTGCGCGCGCAGTATTGCTTGAGTGCGGTCGACAAGGATGTTTGCAAACGCTCTTTCGCCGGATGTCACCGCATGCACCACTCGCCTCTGTACGAGAACAGCATGCCCCTCTCCGCTCCCACCATCCTGCTCGTCGATGACGATGCGTCCTATCGCAATGCTGCCGCGGCGCACGCGACGCTCAAGGGCTGCAAGGTCATTCCTGCAGCGACTTATGCCGAGGCACAAGCGGCCGCCAGCGCGCATGAATACGACCTGGCCCTGGTCGACCTGGACCTGCCTGATGGCAACGGCCTGGATCTGCTGAACGACATCGCGCTGGCGCGTGCCGGCCAGGCCGTCGTAGTCACCGCATTTCCGACCATGGATACCGCCGTGCGCGCCGTCAAATCCGCGGCCATCGATTACCTGATCAAGCCGATCCGCGGCGCGCAGCTCAATGAGCTTTTCGACCGGGCCATCGCCAGTGCGGCGCAGCGCCAGGGCGAGCCGGAACCGGACAAGGTGGGCGCGCTTATTGGCAAGAGTGGCGCGATGCGCCACGTCTTTGCGGCCATCACCCGCGTTGCTTCGACCGATGCCACCGTGCTCATCTCAGGCGAGAGCGGCACGGGCAAGGAACTGGCCGCCCGCGCGCTGCACGAGCTGAGTGGACGCAAGGGTGATTTCGTGGCGGTGAATTGCGGCGCCGTGGCCCATGAGCTACTTCCCAGCGAATTATTTGGCCACGCCCGGGGAAGTTTTACCGGCGCCATCAGGGAGCACGCCGGCTTCTTCGAGCAGGCGCAGGGTGGCACCCTGTTCCTGGACGAGTTCACCGAAATGCCCCTGGCCCTGCAGACGCATCTGCTACGCGTTCTCGAGGAACGAAAAATCACGCGCGTCGGCGCCGACAAAAGTCGCAGCATCGATGTCCGTGTCATCGCGGCATGCAATCGCGATCCCTTCAGCGCGGTGCAGGAGGGGATGCTGCGCTCGGACCTCTACTACCGCCTCATGGATTTCCCCATCCACATGCCACCGTTGCGCGAGCGCGTGGGCGACATTGCCTTGCTGGCCGCCCATTTCCTGCGACAACTCAATCAGCGCTACGCGGCGCACCTGCAATTCGCTCCGGGTACCCTGGAAAGCCTTGAGCGTTACGCCTGGCCCGGCAACGTGCGCGAATTGCGGCATCGCATCCAGCGTGCCTTCGTCCTCGCCGAAGACGTCGTTGACTTGTCTTTGCTGCCACCACCACCGGGTTCACCCGGCCGTGACAGTGGCGCACTCAACATGGAAGTGGGGATGACGCTCGAACAGGTCGAGCGTCGGATGCTGATGACCACGCTGGCGCACTACGGCTACGACAAAGTCCGCGCCGCCCAAGTACTTGGCATCAGCACGAAGACGATCTACAACAAGCTGGCCCGCTACGCGGCCAGCGACGAGGCGACAAGACGTACATGACATCGACGCCAAGGTTGAGCGATGCCCTGCTTGGGACATGGATGGCCAAAGTGAGCGGGGGGCCGTGTCCGCACCGTGCCGTCCAGGAGTTGCTGGATGTGATGCGCGAGCATGTGGGGGCCCGGCTTTGCCTCATCGTGAAAGTCGATCCGCAGCACGGCGAAGGCGGCATCCACTGGCGAAGCCCGGCCGCACATGGCGTCACCGACTCGGCACTCACCGGACTCGATGGCACCCTGACCGAACGGGCGCTGATCGCGGGCGGTCCGGCGACGTGGTTTCGAGGTCAAATACCCTCGGATCCCTGGCCAGACAGCGAGGGTTTGCAGCGCGGCGTCGTGCTTCCGCTGGTGCGGGGCGATAACGTATTTGGCTCGCTGGGCATCTATTTCAGCGACGATACGGTGATTGATCGCGAACTCCTGGACGGGCTGGATCGCTTCACCACGCTGATGTGGCCACTGCTGCGATGGGACAGCATGGACGGGCATACCCAGACCCACGAAAGCGCCGGATTCGTTGCCCAAGATCCTCAGTGGGCCCATCAGGTCAACAATGTGCTTGGCTCCATCGTTTTGCACGCGGACCTGGCGCTCACGCTGCACAAGAAGCAGCCTGGCGATCGCGTGAGCCAGTTGCTGGAGGAGATCTGCGCGGAGACGATTCGTTGCGCGCAAGTCGTCCAGCAGTACGGAAGCCACTGACTAAGCCGGGTTTCATGCGATGGGCGGCAGCCCTTGCCGCACGTCGTCCCAGCCTTCCCAGGGATGGCTGCGCTGGCGCGCCAGGCGACGCATCGACTTGGACATATCGAATGCCGACGCCGCCCCTGCGCGGCCCAGTTCGTCCCAACGCAAAGGCATGGCAACGGGCGCACCTTCGCGGGCGCGCAGGGAATAGGAAGCAACGCTGGTCGCGCCACGGCTGTTGCGCAGGTAGTCGATGAAGATCATGCCGGCGCGCTCGCGCTTACTGGCCACCGCAACGAAGCGATCGGGCCACTGCGCTGCCAGAGATCGCGCGATCCCCTGGGCAAAGGGTTTGACCGCGTCCCATGGACAAGGAGGGCACAGGGGCGCCACCACGTGGACACCCTTACCGCCCGTCAGGCGTACAAACGACATCAACCCCATCCCGGCCAGCACTTTGCGCACGGCACGCGCCCCCGCCACGACATCGGTCCAGGTGACATTGGGGCCGGGATCGAGATCGAACACCACGAAGGTGGCGTGCCCGGGGTCGCGGGCAAGCGCTCCCCATGGATGAAACTCAAGGCTGCCGAACTGGACGAGTTCAAGCACGGCATCCGGCGAGTCGGGACACAGGTACTCATCGCGGGCGCCACTGACCTCCTCCATGGGCACGGTGGCCACGCGCTTCAGGCCAGCAATCTCGTGCTTCTGGAAGAAACAGGCCGAACCGCGTCCCTCGGGGCAACGCAGGACCGATGTCGGGCGACCCGTCACGCCCGGGAGGAAGGCGTCCATGACCGCGGCGTAGTA belongs to Dyella terrae and includes:
- a CDS encoding response regulator, whose translation is MNLIMVVEDDADIMAVTSMLLEDEGYEVLQASQASEALAFARQHPEIDVVFTDVNLREGVNGIELARDLKAQGSQASMIVVSGDLGWAHTRLDADMRFLAKPYTRKDLIEAVSQACSRHHA
- a CDS encoding stress-induced protein, with product MAVNDNTGVTPAPRGFARMDSQRQKEVSSLGGRTAHARGNAHEFTAEEARLAGHKGGQVVSANREHMAAIGRIGGRRERKPNKAVESLD
- a CDS encoding CBS domain-containing protein, with the protein product MHARDIMTAHPRCCGADDTLEHAARLMAEEDVGEIPVIDAAHHVVGVITDRDIVLRCVAQGESATLGPVGKYMTAPALCLGEDASLEDVAHLMASQRIRRVPITDGEQLLCGIVALADLEKTDARSLKMKVAERVSAPH
- a CDS encoding sigma-54-dependent transcriptional regulator — its product is MHHSPLYENSMPLSAPTILLVDDDASYRNAAAAHATLKGCKVIPAATYAEAQAAASAHEYDLALVDLDLPDGNGLDLLNDIALARAGQAVVVTAFPTMDTAVRAVKSAAIDYLIKPIRGAQLNELFDRAIASAAQRQGEPEPDKVGALIGKSGAMRHVFAAITRVASTDATVLISGESGTGKELAARALHELSGRKGDFVAVNCGAVAHELLPSELFGHARGSFTGAIREHAGFFEQAQGGTLFLDEFTEMPLALQTHLLRVLEERKITRVGADKSRSIDVRVIAACNRDPFSAVQEGMLRSDLYYRLMDFPIHMPPLRERVGDIALLAAHFLRQLNQRYAAHLQFAPGTLESLERYAWPGNVRELRHRIQRAFVLAEDVVDLSLLPPPPGSPGRDSGALNMEVGMTLEQVERRMLMTTLAHYGYDKVRAAQVLGISTKTIYNKLARYAASDEATRRT
- a CDS encoding GAF domain-containing protein, which produces MAKVSGGPCPHRAVQELLDVMREHVGARLCLIVKVDPQHGEGGIHWRSPAAHGVTDSALTGLDGTLTERALIAGGPATWFRGQIPSDPWPDSEGLQRGVVLPLVRGDNVFGSLGIYFSDDTVIDRELLDGLDRFTTLMWPLLRWDSMDGHTQTHESAGFVAQDPQWAHQVNNVLGSIVLHADLALTLHKKQPGDRVSQLLEEICAETIRCAQVVQQYGSH
- the ligD gene encoding non-homologous end-joining DNA ligase, producing MARTEDAKVRITHPERVIYPEKGITKQQVADYYAAVMDAFLPGVTGRPTSVLRCPEGRGSACFFQKHEIAGLKRVATVPMEEVSGARDEYLCPDSPDAVLELVQFGSLEFHPWGALARDPGHATFVVFDLDPGPNVTWTDVVAGARAVRKVLAGMGLMSFVRLTGGKGVHVVAPLCPPCPWDAVKPFAQGIARSLAAQWPDRFVAVASKRERAGMIFIDYLRNSRGATSVASYSLRAREGAPVAMPLRWDELGRAGAASAFDMSKSMRRLARQRSHPWEGWDDVRQGLPPIA